In one Lycium barbarum isolate Lr01 chromosome 7, ASM1917538v2, whole genome shotgun sequence genomic region, the following are encoded:
- the LOC132602936 gene encoding AUGMIN subunit 8 translates to MDVYESEIALKKHSSTVETKRGTPLIQPEKNNGNNTRRSRTREVSSRYRSPTPSTSSGPSRRCSSPNVTRIGTTTTTSTLSLPKRAISAERKRPTTPSSPTSRSPSTPVHDTSVEELLSRKLAGNRLPESLWPSTMRSLSVSFQSDTFSLPVGKREKPAPHALCDRTLRPSSNVVQKQGETHPGSRKATPERRRSPLKGKNSVDQGENSRPVDSLNARLVDQHRWPSRVNMKVVPSGSMNRSIDLSDKKSKIAPSLRRLSLDGYSKPLQKSSSDLLSLESSDDGVKVRGRSVDDNSLSMQKSTSSTSLDRTVSGNPVARAHTVSAPGSRFPSPNKASFLSSSASRGVSPSRVKSVPSTPSRGPSPSRIRPSSPSRQQPKTATSVLSFIADIKKGKKAANHIEDVHQLRLLYNRHLQWRYANARSDAALHAQKVKAEKTLYNVWRNTSNLWASVIKKRVALQQLKLKLKLFAVLNEQHTYLDEWASIEGDHTSSLSHVIQDLQACTLRLPITGRAKGDIEGVKEAVSSAVDVMQAMGSSMRFILSRMEGMNCLVSELADVAAQERAMLDECEALLASTAAMQVEEYSISSHLIQLKQAWRSDKQLILGN, encoded by the exons ATGGATGTGTATGAATCAGAGATAGCATTAAAGAAACATTCTTCAACAGTGGAGACAAAAAGAGGTACTCCATTGATTCAACCTGAGAAGAACAATGGAAACAACACACGTAGATCAAGAACTAGAGAAGTTAGTTCCAGATACAGGTCACCTACTCCATCAACTTCCTCAGGTCCTAGTAGACGTTGTTCTTCTCCAAATGTCACAAGAATTGGAACTACTACTACTACATCGACATTGTCGTTACCTAAGAGAGCGATATCGGCTGAAAGGAAACGTCCCACAACACCCTCATCACCTACCAGTCGATCACCATCAACACCTGTACATGATACATCTGTGGAAGAATTGTTGTCTAGAAAGTTAGCAGGCAACAGGTTGCCTGAATCTTTGTGGCCATCAACAATGAGGAGTCTAAGTGTTTCTTTTCAATCGGATACGTTTTCTTTACCTGTTGGCAAGAGAGAAAAACCTGCTCCTCATGCTTTATGTGATCGTACGTTAAGGCCATCATCAAATGTAGTACAGAAACAAGGTGAAACACATCCTGGTTCTCGAAAGGCGACGCCTGAGAGGAGGAGGAGTCCATTGAAGGGAAAGAATTCAGTTGATCAAGGAGAGAATTCTAGACCTGTTGATAGTTTAAATGCTCGATTAGTTGATCAGCATCGATGGCCAAGTAGAGTGAATATGAAGGTGGTACCTTCTGGTTCTATGAACAGAAGTATTGATCTGAGTGATAAGAAGAGCAAAATCGCGCCTTCCTTGAGGAGATTGTCATTGGATGGTTATAGCAAACCATTGCAAAAATCTTCCAGCGACTTGCTGTCACTAGAATCATCTGATGATGGAGTAAAAGTTCGTGGTCGATCAGTAGATGATAATTCACTTTCAATGCAGAAGTCCACATCTTCGACTTCATTGGATAGAACAGTATCGGGGAATCCAGTAGCTAGAGCTCACACTGTATCGGCTCCTGGATCACGGTTTCCTTCACCAAACAAAGCATCTTTTTTATCATCCTCTGCATCTAGAGGAGTCAGTCCATCTCGAGTAAAATCAGTCCCAAGTACACCATCTAGAGGGCCAAGTCCTTCTCGGATAAGACCATCTAGTCCATCTAGACAACAACCCAAAACTGCTACTTCTGTCCTCAGCTTTATTGCAGATATCAAAAAGGGAAAGAAGGCAGCTAACCACATAGAAGATGTTCATCAGTTGAGGCTATTGTATAATAGACATCTCCAATGGAGGTATGCTAATGCCAGGTCAGATGCAGCATTGCACGCGCAGAAAGTTAAAGCTGAG AAAACATTGTACAATGTCTGGAGAAATACCTCAAACCTATGGGCTTCTGTTATTAAAAAGAGAGTTGCGCTCCAACAGCTGAAGCTGAAGTTGAAGCTATTTGCAGTTCTAAATGAACAG CACACCTACCTGGATGAGTGGGCTTCAATTGAAGGGGATCATACCAGTTCATTATCCCATGTTATACAAGACCTACAAGCATGCACTCTTCGTCTTCCAATAACTGGACGAGCAAAG GGTGATATTGAAGGTGTAAAAGAAGCTGTTAGCTCAGCTGTTGATGTAATGCAGGCAATGGGATCCTCCATGCGTTTTATTTTATCTAGG ATGGAAGGGATGAACTGCCTGGTTTCTGAACTTGCTGACGTGGCAGCTCAAGAGCGAGCAATGCTGGATGAATGTGAAGCCTTGTTGGCTTCAACAGCAGCTATGCAG GTAGAAGAATATAGCATTAGTTCTCATCTTATACAGTTGAAACAAGCTTGGAGAAGTGATAAGCAGCTGATACTTGGAAATTAG